AGGGAGGATTAAAATTGTGTTTGGAAAAAACATTAGTATTTCCGGCGATGTAGCGCAAGGATTTGAGCCGGTAAAAGAAGAATTTCAAAATAACTTTCATAAGAGAAAAGAACTGGGTGCAGCATGTACAATTTTCTATAAAGGTGAGAAGGTTGTGGATCTTTGGGGAGGATATAGAAAGGGTAACGAAAAATGGCAAAAAGATACAATGCTACTTATCTTTTCAGCAACTAAAGGGATAGCATCCATAGTCATGGCAAAATTACATTCTGAAGGACTATTGAATTATAATGAAAAGGTAGCTGTTTACTGGCCGGAATTCGCACAAAATGGGAAAGAGAATATTACGGTTAAACATTTATTAACCCATCAGGCAGGTTTGGTTTTATTAGACAATAAATTACCTGTTAGCCAGCTGAATGATTTTGATAAAACTGCAAAAGTACTAGCAGAGGCTAAAGCGTTATGGGAACCAGGAATATATCAAGGATATCAAGCAGGCACTGTAGGTTTTTATATGGGTGAGTTAGTAAGACGAATTGATAAAAAGGGGCGTAGCCTTGGAAGGTTCTTTCAAGAAGAAATAGCACAGCCTTTAAATTTAGATTTTTATATAGGATTGCCAGAAAATATATCTGATAATATAATTGCAAATATAAAAATGATAAATCCAGCATTGGCGTTATTTAATTTAAATAAAATGCCTGAGGGAATGCGAAGTATTATGTTGACTATGAATTCCTATTTTATGAAATCAACAACGTTGATAAAAGGGTATAATCCGAATAATAGGGAGACGTGGAGAGTGGAACAACCCTCTGGAAATGGAATCGGCACTGCCCGGTCTGTAGCTTATTTATACAGTATATTAGCTAATGGAGGAAAAGAGCTAAATATAAGTGATTCAACCTTCAATTGTCTTAATGCACCGCCTGAAAGACCGGTACAGGGGTATCTTGACAAAGTTATAAATATAGAAACACGTTACGGACTAGGGTTTATGAAACCTGATCCAGAATTTCATTTTTCAGATAATAGTAATGCATTTGGTTTTTTAGGTGCCACAGGCTCATTTGCCTTTGCAGATCCTCAAAAACATATAGGATATGCTTATCTTACCAGAAAAATGGGGTATTATGGTGTAAATGATCCGAGAGAAAAAAGCATTCGAGAAGCAATGTATCGCTGTATTGCACAACTAGAAAAAGGTGAATTGGATCATTTCTGAAGAACTTCAAAATGTGTGGAGGGGGGATATACTCAGAGTGGTTTCCGTCTTCGGGATATGAGACAGTTGAGGGACCTGAAATACTGTGGAATGATGAAAGCTGTCATACTGAGGATCCAGAATATAGAAGTGAAATTTGGATTCCAGTAAAGAAAAAAGATTATTAAGAATCGCAATTATAATAACCGAGGCACTCCCAATGGGAGTGTTCTTTTATTTCACTTAATAACTTAGAAAAAAACTAAGTTATTAAAACAGACATATTCAATAAACCCTCAAAAATAGTAATTTTAAATTCTAATTGTTAAATAAATAGTTAATGAACATATCGATAGAAATTATCAAGCAAAAGTGGTTGAAGATATGTTTATGGGTAGGTATAACTTTCAAAAAACTTTAAGGATAGAAATCTCTATTGTTGTATGGTAGATAAATGTGGAACGAAAAATATATACATCAAATTTAAAAAAGTATTGTTATAGAGAAAGTCTGAGCGAAAGAATATATCAAATGGCTTAAAATTTTTTGCGCAAATGAATTAGATTGTTATCAAAAAAACTTGACATATATATAAAATAAATATAGTATATATATTAATAGATTAGATGACCGTCTAATTTATTTGGTTGTTAAAGAATGTTTTTAATAAGTTCATTAATCAAAACATATTTCTGTAAGGGTTATTAGTGGTAAGAAAATAGGCTATAACATGAACAGTTTCAATGACTTTCTGAACGGTATGCTCTAAGAGATATTGGCGTAGTCTGTAGTAGATTTGAAAATGGAAAGGAGAAAAAGAGTTATGATTAAAATTGTATTAGGATTAGTAAGTATATTAATTGCAAGTACCTTTTATCATCAAATGTGTAAAAAAATAGAATTCAGACAAAACCCACCTCCAGGGAAGATGATAGAGATAGGTGGGGATAAAATGCATATCTATGGACAGGGAGAAGGTGAGTTTACAATAGTATTTACCAGCGGTGGTAGTGGTTTTGCTTATGGTCATTTTTACGAGATATTTAATGCATTGGCAGAAAATAATAGGGTAGTTGTGTATGATCGATTTGGCTATGGCTGGAGTGATACAACATCAAGACCAAGAACTTTAGAACAAATTAACAAAGACTTATATGAGTTGTTAGATAAATCAGGAGAAACGGGACCTTACATATTGGTGGGACACTCCATAGGAGGTACTGAAGTATTACAATTTGCACAGCGTTATCCAGAAGTCGTAGAAGGAGTAGTGATGTTGGATGCAGGTTCTGTAAGTTATCATAAGGAAGAACCACCATCAGCTGTGTATCCTTATTTATTGAGTTTTGCAAGGTTTACTGGACTACTGAGGTTTGATACGTTTATTGTAGACAAGTTAAATCTATCTGCTTCAGAGAGTATGTTTCCAAGGTCAGAAGAAGTAAAAGAACTTTCTATGATGATGCACTATAATAGGCTTTGTAGTCGAAATTCCATAAAAGAAATAAATCAACTTTCTAAAAATAAAGAGCTTGAGAACACTCTTTGGGATATTCCATTATTGCTTTTAACAGCAAATGATAATAAACTAAAAGAACATAATAAAGAAGTGAATAACCTATTTATGGATGATCAAAAGAATCTTTTAGAATGGTCCACAAATAGTAAGCAAAGGCTAATTAATGGGAATCATATGTTTTTATTAAATCAACCTGATGTTGTTACAGAAGAAATATTAGATTTCTTAGACAATAGGGTAGAATAATTTAAAAAAATCAAAGAGAATCTTGATTGAGGATAATTTCACATTTAGAAAGAAGAAGAGATATTCTAATCATTAATAGACAATAGTAAAATCCATTAGCTTAGTGGATTCATACTTGATATTTTGTAGGGTTTCAATTATACTAAAAATAAATTAGATATCAATCTAACTTTATGTTAAAGCAGTTAATTATGATAATACCATATTAAAATTAAGGAGTATGAACCCCATTATGGCAAATAATATATTTAAAGAATTTGACCCTTTCTTGGAAACAATAGGACTTTTAATTGCTAGTCACGATATGAAAAAAACGAAAAAGGAAGCTATTAAAACATTTAATGAGCACGGTTTTGATGGTGAAAAATTTTATGCAAATAATATGGGTGTTTTTGAAAAATATGTTAAAGAATTTAAGAATCACTGTAGCTTAAGTGAAAAGGATACATTTTTTTTTGATAGCAATGATTCTGATTTTATTGCAGTCCTTTCATTTTTAGTAATACCAAATAGGGATTTAATCACTTCAATTGATGAAATTGATAACAGTGAAATATATAAAGCCCTCATAGAAATTTGTGAATATGGTCTAGGGATGAAAGTAGACTTTGAACAATTTGATAGCCTTGATGATATAATCTCTTTTTTGGATACCAGTGACTTTCAAGAAGGTGATAAATGGAAGATGATGCGGCTTATGCAAAGTCCTAAAAAATATATAAAACAATTCATCAA
This sequence is a window from Natranaerovirga hydrolytica. Protein-coding genes within it:
- a CDS encoding GyrI-like domain-containing protein, yielding MCGGGIYSEWFPSSGYETVEGPEILWNDESCHTEDPEYRSEIWIPVKKKDY
- a CDS encoding serine hydrolase domain-containing protein, translated to MFGKNISISGDVAQGFEPVKEEFQNNFHKRKELGAACTIFYKGEKVVDLWGGYRKGNEKWQKDTMLLIFSATKGIASIVMAKLHSEGLLNYNEKVAVYWPEFAQNGKENITVKHLLTHQAGLVLLDNKLPVSQLNDFDKTAKVLAEAKALWEPGIYQGYQAGTVGFYMGELVRRIDKKGRSLGRFFQEEIAQPLNLDFYIGLPENISDNIIANIKMINPALALFNLNKMPEGMRSIMLTMNSYFMKSTTLIKGYNPNNRETWRVEQPSGNGIGTARSVAYLYSILANGGKELNISDSTFNCLNAPPERPVQGYLDKVINIETRYGLGFMKPDPEFHFSDNSNAFGFLGATGSFAFADPQKHIGYAYLTRKMGYYGVNDPREKSIREAMYRCIAQLEKGELDHF
- a CDS encoding alpha/beta fold hydrolase; the encoded protein is MIKIVLGLVSILIASTFYHQMCKKIEFRQNPPPGKMIEIGGDKMHIYGQGEGEFTIVFTSGGSGFAYGHFYEIFNALAENNRVVVYDRFGYGWSDTTSRPRTLEQINKDLYELLDKSGETGPYILVGHSIGGTEVLQFAQRYPEVVEGVVMLDAGSVSYHKEEPPSAVYPYLLSFARFTGLLRFDTFIVDKLNLSASESMFPRSEEVKELSMMMHYNRLCSRNSIKEINQLSKNKELENTLWDIPLLLLTANDNKLKEHNKEVNNLFMDDQKNLLEWSTNSKQRLINGNHMFLLNQPDVVTEEILDFLDNRVE